The Gammaproteobacteria bacterium genome includes a region encoding these proteins:
- a CDS encoding DUF2281 domain-containing protein, with translation MKTVDRIYEEARAIPETVQREVLDFVEYLVHKLQKENAGWSELSVAAALRGLEDEVWPEYRNEDMKEKWQ, from the coding sequence ATGAAGACGGTCGATCGCATTTATGAGGAAGCAAGAGCCATACCCGAAACGGTGCAGAGAGAAGTGCTCGATTTTGTCGAGTACTTGGTGCATAAACTTCAAAAAGAAAACGCTGGCTGGTCTGAGCTATCCGTGGCTGCGGCGTTGCGTGGTTTAGAAGACGAAGTGTGGCCTGAGTATCGGAACGAGGATATGAAGGAGAAATGGCAGTGA
- a CDS encoding type II toxin-antitoxin system PemK/MazF family toxin translates to MKRGEIWVVQRPEYPKPRPAVILSINPINDLHPDVIVVPITGKPAPLRPHISEPFLDKASYVKCETVTAVYKGLLKQRLGMLSARSLATVEKGVKTALGLT, encoded by the coding sequence ATGAAGCGTGGCGAGATATGGGTAGTGCAACGGCCTGAGTACCCGAAACCGCGGCCCGCCGTGATTTTATCCATTAACCCTATCAATGATCTGCACCCTGATGTCATCGTAGTGCCTATTACCGGAAAACCCGCACCGTTGCGCCCGCATATTTCAGAACCATTCCTGGACAAGGCAAGTTACGTCAAGTGTGAGACGGTAACAGCCGTATACAAGGGCCTCTTAAAGCAGAGACTGGGTATGCTGTCGGCCCGCTCTCTGGCAACTGTCGAGAAAGGTGTAAAAACCGCTTTGGGATTAACATGA
- a CDS encoding PIN domain-containing protein: MRALLDVNVLIALLDGSHLHHDLVTDWLAGHIDEGWASSPITQNGCIRILSQPGYPNPVPAAAVAKRLAEAAQHPSHAFWADSISLLQSGYLMWERILSSRHVTDAYLLALAVQQGGRFVTLDRGIPLDAVGRALPEHLVVIS, translated from the coding sequence GTGCGTGCCTTGTTGGACGTTAACGTCCTGATCGCGTTGCTTGACGGCAGTCACCTGCATCATGATCTTGTAACAGATTGGCTTGCCGGCCATATTGATGAAGGTTGGGCTTCGAGCCCAATCACTCAAAACGGATGTATCCGTATCCTTTCTCAGCCGGGTTATCCCAATCCGGTTCCCGCCGCAGCAGTGGCCAAGCGACTTGCAGAAGCGGCCCAGCACCCGTCTCACGCATTCTGGGCTGACTCCATCAGCTTGTTGCAATCTGGATACCTGATGTGGGAGCGGATTCTGAGTTCTCGGCATGTAACCGATGCCTATCTGTTGGCGCTCGCCGTCCAGCAAGGCGGGCGTTTTGTCACCCTGGATCGGGGTATTCCCCTTGATGCCGTTGGCAGGGCATTGCCTGAGCATCTCGTGGTCATCTCTTAA
- a CDS encoding S8 family serine peptidase — MKLTSVLRTFAFLLIASLIAGTTYAQDKIDFHNGREVAANEVLVKFATPRNEPDDSVKQTEDIEVSERIGDGEVHRLRSRSKKVDALIKSLRSRPDVVFVEPNYIVHLFDIPNDPSFPSLWGLRNTTTLGADISAVPAWDISVGSAANVVAVVDTGTDYSHPDISANMWSAPTSFSVSIGGVTITCAAGTHGFNAIIRTCDPADDNNHGTHVTGTVGAVGNNGIGVVGVNRVARIMAVKFLDSTGSGTISDAIDAIEFAIQAKNAFAPTGANVRVLSNSWGGDGFSQALLNEINRANAADMLFVAAAGNSGTNNDTTPAYPASYQANNVIAVAATDINDNRASFSNYGALTVDLGAPGVSILSTIQGNRYGYMSGTSMATPHVSGAAALILSRCSLSTSQLVTNILANVARGPQQSCCQRLSQRADQPKLDGQQQQ, encoded by the coding sequence ATGAAACTTACCTCCGTGCTTCGAACATTCGCGTTTCTACTGATTGCGTCATTGATCGCTGGGACAACTTACGCCCAGGATAAGATCGATTTTCACAACGGCCGCGAGGTCGCGGCCAACGAAGTTCTCGTAAAATTTGCGACTCCGCGTAACGAACCGGACGACAGCGTCAAGCAGACCGAAGATATCGAGGTGAGTGAAAGAATAGGGGATGGCGAGGTTCATCGTTTGCGTTCGCGCAGCAAGAAAGTTGACGCCCTCATCAAGAGCCTTAGGTCGCGTCCCGATGTTGTTTTTGTGGAACCGAACTACATCGTCCATCTCTTCGATATCCCCAACGATCCGAGCTTCCCCAGTCTATGGGGGCTTCGGAATACCACCACTCTCGGCGCCGACATCAGCGCTGTCCCGGCCTGGGATATTTCGGTCGGCTCCGCGGCCAACGTCGTTGCGGTCGTCGATACGGGGACCGACTACAGTCACCCGGATATCTCTGCCAACATGTGGTCGGCGCCGACGTCGTTCAGCGTCAGCATTGGCGGCGTGACGATAACCTGTGCGGCCGGCACTCATGGCTTCAATGCGATCATTCGCACCTGCGATCCGGCTGACGACAATAATCACGGTACTCATGTCACCGGCACCGTAGGAGCGGTTGGAAACAACGGCATAGGTGTGGTTGGCGTCAACAGAGTTGCGCGCATCATGGCAGTGAAGTTCCTCGATTCTACGGGCAGCGGCACGATTTCCGACGCGATTGACGCAATCGAATTTGCGATTCAGGCGAAGAACGCATTTGCGCCGACTGGCGCAAACGTCCGGGTTTTATCAAACAGTTGGGGCGGCGACGGCTTTTCGCAGGCGCTGCTAAACGAGATCAATCGCGCCAACGCGGCGGACATGCTGTTCGTCGCGGCTGCCGGCAACTCGGGAACGAACAACGATACGACTCCGGCATATCCGGCGAGCTACCAGGCCAACAATGTCATTGCCGTCGCGGCGACCGACATCAACGACAATCGAGCGTCATTTTCCAATTACGGGGCACTGACCGTGGATCTTGGTGCGCCGGGTGTGAGTATTCTGTCGACAATCCAGGGAAACCGGTACGGCTATATGAGTGGCACCTCGATGGCGACGCCGCATGTATCGGGAGCAGCGGCCTTAATCCTTTCCCGATGCTCACTAAGCACCTCACAACTTGTCACCAATATTCTCGCCAATGTTGCCCGCGGCCCCCAGCAATCTTGCTGCCAGCGCCTCTCCCAGCGGGCCGATCAACCTAAGTTGGACGGACAACAGCAACAATGA
- a CDS encoding fibronectin type III domain-containing protein, which yields MLPAAPSNLAASASPSGPINLSWTDNSNNESGFKIERKTGVAGAYALIATTAANALSYVDSGLAVSTTYYYRISATNASGDSAYSNEASAATAATASINVALAANGGVASASSTYSSGYPVQAINNGDRTGANWGAGGGWNDATYKVYPDWVEIDFNGLKSISEIDVITVQDNAQSPVEPSQAMSFSLYGITTFDVQYWNGSAWAAIPGGSVTGNNQVWRQFTFASISTGKIRVLVNNSASKDWSRIVELEAYGVSTPVTVPAAPSNLAASASPSGPINLSWTDNSNNESGFKIERKTGVAGAYALI from the coding sequence ATGTTGCCCGCGGCCCCCAGCAATCTTGCTGCCAGCGCCTCTCCCAGCGGGCCGATCAACCTAAGTTGGACGGACAACAGCAACAATGAAAGCGGCTTCAAGATCGAGCGCAAGACCGGGGTGGCCGGCGCCTATGCCCTGATCGCCACCACCGCGGCCAATGCGCTGAGCTATGTAGACAGCGGGCTGGCCGTTTCCACCACGTACTACTATCGCATCAGCGCCACCAATGCCTCGGGTGACTCGGCCTATTCCAACGAAGCGAGCGCCGCCACCGCTGCGACGGCTTCGATCAACGTGGCCCTCGCCGCCAATGGGGGAGTTGCTTCGGCTTCAAGTACCTATTCGAGTGGCTATCCTGTGCAGGCGATCAACAACGGGGATCGCACCGGAGCCAACTGGGGTGCGGGCGGAGGCTGGAATGATGCGACTTATAAGGTTTATCCCGACTGGGTAGAGATCGATTTCAACGGCCTCAAATCAATCAGCGAGATCGATGTGATCACCGTCCAGGACAACGCTCAGAGTCCGGTTGAACCGAGTCAGGCGATGAGCTTCAGCCTCTACGGCATCACCACCTTCGACGTTCAATACTGGAACGGCTCTGCCTGGGCGGCTATTCCCGGGGGTTCGGTCACCGGCAACAATCAAGTCTGGCGGCAATTCACCTTTGCAAGCATCAGCACCGGCAAAATCCGGGTGCTTGTCAACAACTCAGCGTCCAAGGACTGGAGCCGCATCGTTGAACTCGAGGCGTATGGGGTTAGCACCCCCGTGACTGTGCCCGCGGCCCCCAGCAATCTTGCTGCCAGCGCCTCTCCCAGCGGGCCGATCAACCTAAGTTGGACGGACAACAGCAACAATGAAAGCGGCTTCAAGATCGAGCGCAAGACCGGGGTGGCCGGCGCCTATGCCCTGATCG